A stretch of the Pseudoalteromonas phenolica genome encodes the following:
- a CDS encoding thioesterase family protein — translation MNLQNVLSQLERGLIGIRLPSTWCQGRTAFGGVSGALLFQAVKQVVKPTRRILSISTNFIGPLIAEQPFDIKVEVLREGKSASQVLARIEQDGSTCVLAQFCFGESRKSELLVSNDEAHQLVSPKVEQCIPYIPNMTPEFFQHVEICLQQGGMPFTGAMTSHLGGWMRFAEHEGSQNELQLLALSDAWPPTMLQMYPRPAPASTMSWYIEFLKPVQLEENQWFGFEAVTHNSADGYAIEEAKIWHPDGDLLALSRQTVAVFA, via the coding sequence ATGAATTTACAGAACGTCCTTTCACAGCTAGAACGGGGACTAATTGGAATAAGGCTTCCAAGCACTTGGTGCCAAGGTCGAACGGCATTTGGTGGTGTATCTGGGGCATTACTTTTTCAAGCTGTTAAGCAAGTCGTAAAGCCAACGCGACGCATTCTTTCAATTAGTACAAACTTTATTGGGCCGCTAATAGCTGAACAACCATTTGATATTAAAGTTGAAGTCTTACGTGAAGGTAAAAGTGCTTCTCAAGTACTGGCACGCATTGAACAAGACGGCAGTACTTGTGTACTAGCACAATTTTGCTTTGGTGAATCACGCAAATCTGAATTGCTAGTAAGTAATGATGAAGCCCACCAACTAGTTTCACCTAAGGTTGAGCAGTGTATTCCGTATATTCCTAATATGACACCAGAGTTTTTTCAGCATGTTGAAATTTGCTTACAGCAAGGTGGTATGCCATTCACGGGCGCTATGACGTCACATTTAGGTGGTTGGATGCGTTTTGCCGAGCATGAAGGTTCCCAAAATGAGCTGCAATTACTGGCATTGAGCGATGCATGGCCGCCAACTATGCTGCAGATGTACCCACGTCCAGCTCCTGCAAGCACCATGAGTTGGTATATTGAGTTTTTAAAGCCGGTACAACTGGAAGAAAATCAATGGTTTGGTTTTGAAGCTGTGACACACAATAGTGCTGATGGCTATGCAATCGAAGAAGCTAAAATCTGGCATCCAGACGGAGACTTATTGGCGCTGAGTCGACAAACTGTGGCGGTGTTCGCATAA
- a CDS encoding flotillin family protein — protein sequence MEFLNNLGPILTVVGVAIAVIFAVIMIVGKFYRKVDQGHALIINKMKNEPDVTTTGGIVYPVIHKMEVMDISTKRMVLERRENSGLICKDNIRADIAITFYIRVNENKDDILRVAKQVGCERASQPETLQELFEAKFSEALKTVGKQMNFEELFTHRNEFRDSIKEVIGQDLSGYTLEDVAIDYLEQTSINKLDPNNILDAEGIRRITEKTAEQNVKTNQLKCDEKAQIEIQNQEALEKSLEIERQKEDAQAKQQREIETVRARETSEAERVKQEERLKAEEAKLKTDEQLEIAEQNKQREIDIAEQNRLRVLAIEEEKVARAREIETIEREKETSILRINKEKALEVEQKEIADVRRDRVAVEKTVAEEQERIKDVQVLAAAEREKEAIVIRARAEAEEALVKDIESAKAKEQAAEFKAREQEKMAEAELRIANQKAESKKILAEAEKVEIAASGLAEADVIKAKAEASAIQGETDARVLQQKLAAEAEGKRNIGESEAVVMRQKLEAEAEGKREIGLADAQVQTAMAEAVEKQGEAEAINLERRMSAEAKGLEEKLQALNAMDQDARDYESFTLQLNQQKELTLAKLDIEKDIAANQAEILSKTLGNADINIMGGDGQFFNQFMKAITVGKSIDGLVDESQTVQTLFKDHLNGDRNIMDDLKGVLAGANASSETMKNLSMSKLMQQLSNSSETEKQQLLGMLGGSLLNGNAKEVEKQD from the coding sequence ATGGAATTTCTTAATAATTTAGGACCGATTTTAACAGTTGTCGGCGTTGCAATCGCGGTTATTTTTGCCGTTATTATGATTGTTGGTAAGTTCTACCGTAAGGTCGATCAGGGCCATGCGCTTATTATCAATAAAATGAAAAATGAGCCAGATGTCACTACTACAGGCGGCATTGTTTACCCGGTTATTCACAAAATGGAAGTGATGGATATTTCAACCAAGCGCATGGTGCTAGAGCGCCGTGAAAATAGCGGCTTGATCTGTAAAGACAATATTCGTGCAGACATTGCTATTACCTTCTATATTCGCGTCAACGAAAACAAAGACGATATTCTTCGCGTTGCAAAGCAAGTAGGTTGTGAGCGCGCTTCTCAGCCAGAAACGTTACAAGAACTATTCGAAGCTAAATTCTCAGAAGCCCTAAAAACAGTGGGCAAACAAATGAATTTTGAAGAGCTATTTACTCACCGTAATGAGTTCCGTGATTCAATCAAAGAAGTCATTGGTCAAGACTTATCGGGTTATACCCTTGAGGACGTTGCCATTGATTACCTTGAGCAAACCTCAATCAATAAACTAGACCCTAATAACATTCTTGATGCAGAAGGTATTCGCCGTATCACCGAAAAAACCGCAGAGCAGAATGTTAAAACTAATCAATTAAAGTGTGATGAAAAAGCACAAATCGAGATCCAAAACCAAGAAGCACTTGAGAAATCACTAGAAATTGAACGTCAAAAAGAAGATGCGCAAGCTAAACAGCAACGTGAAATCGAAACCGTGCGTGCGCGTGAAACCTCAGAAGCTGAGCGTGTAAAACAAGAAGAGCGCTTAAAAGCCGAAGAGGCAAAACTGAAAACTGACGAACAGTTAGAAATTGCAGAGCAAAATAAACAGCGTGAAATCGATATTGCTGAGCAAAACCGTTTACGTGTGCTTGCGATTGAAGAAGAAAAAGTAGCCAGAGCGCGTGAGATTGAGACGATTGAGCGCGAAAAAGAAACTTCTATCTTGCGTATTAATAAAGAAAAAGCGCTAGAAGTTGAGCAAAAAGAAATTGCTGATGTACGTCGTGATCGCGTCGCGGTTGAAAAAACCGTAGCTGAAGAGCAAGAGCGTATCAAAGATGTACAAGTTCTTGCTGCAGCTGAGCGTGAAAAAGAAGCGATTGTTATCAGAGCTCGTGCAGAAGCAGAAGAAGCGTTGGTGAAAGATATCGAGTCTGCTAAAGCCAAAGAGCAAGCGGCTGAATTTAAGGCTCGTGAGCAAGAGAAAATGGCAGAAGCTGAGCTTCGCATTGCAAACCAAAAAGCTGAATCTAAGAAGATTTTAGCCGAAGCTGAAAAAGTAGAAATTGCCGCATCAGGTCTTGCAGAAGCTGATGTTATTAAAGCGAAAGCAGAAGCAAGCGCAATTCAAGGTGAAACAGACGCAAGAGTGTTACAACAAAAGTTAGCTGCCGAGGCAGAAGGTAAACGTAACATTGGTGAATCAGAAGCTGTCGTGATGCGCCAGAAACTTGAAGCAGAAGCTGAAGGTAAGCGTGAAATTGGTCTTGCAGATGCACAAGTACAAACTGCCATGGCAGAAGCTGTCGAGAAGCAAGGTGAAGCAGAAGCAATCAACCTTGAACGTAGAATGTCAGCAGAAGCGAAAGGTCTAGAAGAGAAACTACAAGCGCTTAATGCCATGGACCAAGACGCCCGTGATTACGAGAGCTTCACGTTACAGCTGAATCAGCAAAAAGAGCTAACGCTTGCGAAACTAGACATTGAAAAAGACATTGCAGCGAACCAAGCTGAGATCTTATCTAAGACATTGGGTAATGCCGATATCAACATCATGGGTGGTGACGGCCAGTTCTTCAACCAGTTCATGAAAGCCATTACGGTGGGTAAATCAATCGATGGTTTAGTCGATGAAAGCCAAACAGTTCAAACCTTGTTTAAAGATCACTTAAACGGTGACAGAAACATCATGGATGACCTAAAAGGGGTGTTAGCGGGTGCGAACGCGTCGTCAGAAACGATGAAAAACCTTAGCATGAGCAAACTTATGCAGCAGCTTAGTAACTCATCAGAGACTGAAAAGCAGCAGTTATTAGGTATGTTAGGCGGCTCATTGTTAAACGGCAATGCCAAAGAAGTTGAAAAGCAAGACTAG
- a CDS encoding chitinase, translating into MKTHSLKLLALQVGLIASANALTIVEDPNNPNGYLLSRQEINAARDAKASDPMYQIWAKALETRDNSIVEAITPNNASNPENVKRVERVFGQQEWDFLTGMAAPEYTYTRFLRAIGKFPAFCGEYTDGRDSDAICKKSIITAFAHFAQETGGHIAKDNISDNPQQLEEWQQALVHVREMGWSEGQPGYTTGCGQNDWQNRRWPCADGQGYFGRGAKQLSYHFNYGAFSEVMFNGDATVLLNNPGLVADSWLNLASAIWFFLTPQAPKPAMLHVIDRTWVPSQKELAAGIGYGFGTTINVINGGIECGEQNRTKGQPVNRIRYWEGLSNYYNIPIEADEENTCWQQTPFGSLNLNGSADVLYTNWEADWTYHSDRPGGQSFECKLVGYQTAYSALVPGDYEKCVTNFYQSHVNWPNVTVVEKLDPPKDKPPVDGIAAWDATKVYLKGDKVSFNNAIYTAKWWTQGDQPKADGGPWAIVK; encoded by the coding sequence ATGAAAACCCATTCTCTCAAACTACTTGCTTTGCAAGTTGGTTTAATTGCTTCGGCTAACGCGTTAACCATTGTAGAAGATCCAAATAACCCGAACGGCTACTTGTTATCTCGCCAAGAAATAAACGCCGCCCGTGATGCAAAAGCTTCAGATCCTATGTATCAAATTTGGGCCAAAGCGCTCGAAACACGCGACAACAGTATTGTTGAAGCGATCACGCCTAACAATGCTAGCAACCCTGAAAATGTGAAGCGAGTTGAACGTGTGTTTGGTCAGCAAGAATGGGATTTTTTAACGGGTATGGCTGCCCCTGAATATACCTACACTCGTTTCTTACGTGCCATAGGTAAATTCCCTGCTTTTTGTGGAGAATATACAGACGGCCGAGACTCTGATGCCATTTGTAAGAAATCAATCATTACGGCGTTTGCTCACTTTGCGCAAGAAACTGGCGGACATATTGCCAAAGATAATATTTCTGACAACCCACAACAACTTGAAGAATGGCAACAAGCTTTAGTGCATGTACGTGAAATGGGGTGGTCTGAAGGTCAACCAGGTTACACGACAGGGTGTGGACAAAACGACTGGCAAAACCGTCGCTGGCCATGTGCTGATGGTCAAGGTTATTTTGGTCGAGGTGCTAAGCAACTTTCTTATCACTTCAATTATGGGGCTTTTTCCGAGGTGATGTTCAATGGCGATGCGACTGTATTGCTCAACAATCCAGGCTTAGTTGCCGACTCTTGGCTTAACTTAGCTTCAGCTATTTGGTTTTTCTTAACACCTCAAGCGCCTAAGCCTGCCATGTTGCATGTTATCGACCGAACATGGGTTCCCTCTCAAAAAGAGCTCGCTGCCGGCATTGGCTATGGGTTTGGTACCACCATTAATGTGATAAATGGTGGCATTGAATGTGGCGAGCAAAACCGTACTAAAGGTCAGCCAGTTAACCGTATTCGTTACTGGGAAGGTTTGTCAAACTATTACAACATTCCAATCGAAGCAGACGAAGAAAATACCTGTTGGCAGCAAACGCCTTTTGGTAGCTTAAATCTCAACGGCTCTGCGGATGTACTTTACACAAACTGGGAAGCAGATTGGACTTATCACTCTGACCGCCCTGGAGGTCAGTCTTTCGAGTGTAAATTAGTGGGATATCAAACTGCTTATTCGGCGCTAGTACCAGGCGATTATGAAAAGTGTGTGACTAATTTTTATCAATCGCATGTTAATTGGCCAAATGTAACTGTGGTAGAAAAGCTTGATCCACCTAAAGACAAGCCACCAGTAGATGGTATTGCAGCATGGGATGCCACAAAAGTTTATCTAAAAGGTGACAAAGTCAGTTTTAATAATGCCATTTACACCGCGAAATGGTGGACACAAGGCGATCAACCTAAAGCGGATGGCGGTCCTTGGGCTATAGTCAAATAA
- a CDS encoding DUF6436 domain-containing protein, producing MKSKLLPILLIIWAAGLLFAVLYAASNKPKYFDPQNVLHQSAMSLSFDTEFVEALSKEKLGLAGSVIHFQGRDCFCQTVAQSHISSVEKLAEKQQFNNINVTLDEPSSLKTYVPSVPAVAVIDMEGKLHYFGPYSSGMFCTEGDGLVEPFIKKDQFARAGATVISQSQGCYCNLTSV from the coding sequence TTGAAGTCTAAGTTGTTGCCAATCCTATTAATTATTTGGGCTGCAGGTTTATTGTTTGCAGTCTTATATGCAGCAAGTAATAAACCCAAATACTTCGACCCACAAAATGTATTACATCAGTCGGCGATGTCTTTATCTTTTGATACTGAATTTGTTGAAGCATTGTCAAAAGAAAAGTTAGGACTCGCAGGTAGTGTGATCCATTTTCAAGGCCGTGATTGTTTTTGTCAGACTGTCGCACAAAGTCATATTAGTTCGGTAGAAAAGCTCGCTGAAAAACAGCAGTTTAACAATATTAACGTCACGCTAGATGAACCGAGCTCACTAAAAACGTATGTGCCTTCAGTACCGGCGGTTGCGGTGATAGACATGGAAGGTAAGTTACACTATTTCGGTCCATATTCGTCTGGTATGTTTTGCACTGAGGGAGATGGATTGGTTGAGCCATTTATTAAAAAAGATCAATTCGCTAGAGCTGGTGCAACCGTGATATCTCAGAGTCAGGGGTGTTATTGCAACCTAACCTCTGTGTAG
- a CDS encoding PspA/IM30 family protein, whose amino-acid sequence MSMLRKLFTAVKGGAREAGESIVDANAIRIFEQEIHEGKEAITAAKRNLTEVMAKEMQLTRHIKTLEDKIAQHEEFASQALDKGEEPLALEIAGKIAEFEEEKAAQSPTLSQYQQHIASLKQQIKDAEKQLQENQRQLSIVKTTESVQQATLAVSDTLTAGDSSMASAKESLERIKQRQADRQDRLAAERELADEAQSLEQKMKAAGIGETNDSSADILARIKAKKNS is encoded by the coding sequence ATGAGTATGTTAAGAAAACTATTTACAGCAGTTAAGGGTGGCGCTCGTGAAGCAGGTGAAAGCATTGTTGATGCCAATGCCATTCGCATTTTTGAACAAGAGATCCATGAAGGCAAAGAAGCCATTACCGCTGCCAAACGTAACTTAACCGAAGTTATGGCTAAAGAAATGCAGCTAACGCGCCATATCAAAACTTTAGAAGATAAGATTGCACAACATGAAGAGTTTGCTTCTCAAGCACTCGACAAAGGCGAAGAGCCATTAGCATTAGAAATTGCTGGTAAAATTGCTGAGTTTGAAGAAGAAAAGGCTGCGCAATCGCCCACTCTAAGCCAGTACCAACAGCATATTGCGTCATTGAAGCAACAGATCAAAGATGCTGAAAAGCAACTACAAGAAAATCAGCGCCAACTGAGTATTGTTAAGACCACAGAGAGTGTACAGCAAGCAACGTTAGCTGTGAGCGATACTTTGACTGCAGGTGATTCTTCAATGGCTTCGGCAAAAGAGTCTCTTGAACGAATCAAACAGCGCCAAGCTGATCGTCAAGACAGATTGGCTGCTGAAAGAGAGCTAGCCGATGAAGCGCAATCATTAGAACAGAAAATGAAAGCCGCCGGTATTGGTGAAACCAATGATAGCAGTGCCGACATTCTTGCCCGCATTAAAGCGAAAAAAAATAGTTAA
- a CDS encoding YjfI family protein has translation MDLNELALQLSKQEADGASFESFFINRTGQDVLQVIVDGNDELPIFVTQTDEQVLCICYLFEEQEVKADLRAELNDTLLRLNVPMPLSAFAKIDNKVAIFGALSTNSTFEQLSHEIVTLSGNAIDALEAVSEYFVE, from the coding sequence ATGGATCTCAATGAACTCGCCCTACAACTTTCTAAGCAAGAAGCCGATGGCGCTTCTTTTGAATCATTTTTCATCAATCGAACTGGTCAAGACGTGCTGCAAGTCATTGTTGATGGCAACGATGAATTACCTATTTTTGTTACTCAAACCGATGAGCAAGTTTTGTGCATTTGCTACTTGTTTGAAGAGCAAGAAGTCAAAGCTGATTTACGCGCAGAGCTAAACGACACCTTGCTGCGTTTAAACGTGCCAATGCCACTCAGTGCATTTGCGAAAATAGATAATAAAGTCGCCATTTTTGGTGCTTTGTCTACCAATTCCACTTTTGAGCAGCTAAGTCATGAAATAGTGACTTTATCAGGCAATGCCATTGATGCATTAGAAGCTGTTAGCGAATACTTTGTCGAGTAA
- a CDS encoding NYN domain-containing protein encodes MKKIAVFVDVQNIYYTTRDAFSRQLNYRKVWQFLSEQGDITLANAYAIAPNDDSQHKFQKALKHIGFNVKLKPFIQRKDGSAKGDWDVGITIDVLEHAPDVDVICLLSGDGDFDLLMQKVAAKHGIETWAIGVEQLTANSLINSSSKFIPIESKWLL; translated from the coding sequence ATGAAAAAAATAGCTGTTTTTGTCGATGTGCAAAACATTTACTACACCACTCGAGACGCATTTTCACGTCAACTCAATTACCGAAAAGTTTGGCAGTTTTTATCTGAGCAAGGCGATATTACTCTTGCAAACGCCTACGCCATAGCCCCAAACGACGACTCACAGCACAAGTTTCAAAAAGCCCTCAAACACATCGGTTTTAATGTAAAGCTTAAACCTTTTATTCAGCGTAAAGACGGCTCGGCCAAAGGTGATTGGGATGTGGGGATCACTATAGATGTGCTAGAACATGCACCAGATGTAGACGTGATCTGTTTGCTATCGGGCGACGGTGATTTTGATTTATTGATGCAAAAAGTGGCAGCTAAACATGGTATCGAAACATGGGCGATTGGGGTTGAACAACTTACAGCAAATTCATTGATTAATAGCTCAAGCAAGTTCATTCCAATCGAAAGTAAGTGGTTACTATAA
- a CDS encoding RNA methyltransferase — MKDKHSPYCAIGLFNPKSPTNVGGIMRAAGCYEANEVFFCGKRYAIATKHQTDTKNVSEKIPLTQVEDLTQAVSQDTTIVCVELVEGATPLPLFEHPEQALYIFGPEDGSLPQEVVDKASAVVYMPTTGCMNLAATVNVLLYDRAAKHTQQFNKQQILDSRDNNNRLKFKP, encoded by the coding sequence ATGAAAGATAAACATTCACCTTACTGCGCCATCGGCTTATTCAACCCTAAATCACCGACGAATGTTGGCGGTATTATGCGTGCAGCTGGCTGTTATGAGGCCAATGAGGTGTTTTTTTGTGGTAAACGTTACGCCATCGCGACAAAGCACCAAACCGATACTAAAAATGTCAGTGAGAAAATACCGCTTACGCAAGTTGAAGATTTAACTCAAGCCGTTAGCCAAGACACCACTATCGTATGTGTTGAGCTCGTTGAAGGCGCAACACCACTGCCTTTGTTTGAGCACCCAGAGCAAGCATTGTATATATTCGGCCCAGAAGATGGCAGTTTGCCACAAGAGGTTGTCGATAAAGCCAGTGCGGTCGTTTACATGCCAACCACTGGCTGTATGAACCTAGCTGCTACAGTTAATGTGCTTTTATATGACCGCGCAGCAAAACACACTCAGCAGTTTAATAAACAGCAAATTTTAGATTCACGAGATAATAATAATCGACTGAAGTTTAAGCCTTAA
- a CDS encoding methyl-accepting chemotaxis protein: MNYPWISKANRIFSGVLVAQFLLSLFIAFFTQTWFEAIVIGLFTLSLPLVLIKSAPQSPITRCSVGVAVQVFAALHIQQTMGLTELHFEIFVMLAFLSFYRDWKVILASAGFVAIHHVLFFAMQVQGSNVFIFEEGHLLFYILMIHALFAIVEAGVLMYVAKHSHREAVAAHDLSSSVKTILANNGKFDLASYQPSDSKQLADFNKLISSFSSLITQSKQVSDSVAKMADEVAGLTSQAQNASEDNANQINLIATAAEEMTVASGNVSGQVASANDNANDAFINTDKTRAIIESSGQNIDALTQELADTSNTISELANKCNQIEEVMNAIKSISDQTNLLALNAAIESARAGEHGRGFAVVADEVRKLAMKTRENAEQISDITASLTSEAALSVEQMSKCLEQAQGTVAQANEASGMMVGVVQSIQSIVDNMASVSSAANEQTTVSDSISQSTQSLASNSKHLQSSTAEMGQKFASMQQQITSLNQEMSRFEV, encoded by the coding sequence ATGAATTACCCGTGGATAAGTAAAGCGAATCGAATCTTCTCTGGTGTCTTAGTTGCACAATTTTTACTTTCGCTTTTTATCGCCTTTTTCACACAAACCTGGTTTGAAGCCATTGTGATTGGTCTATTTACACTTAGCCTACCTTTAGTTTTAATCAAGAGCGCCCCGCAATCCCCAATCACCAGGTGCAGCGTCGGTGTTGCCGTACAGGTTTTTGCCGCACTACACATTCAGCAAACGATGGGCTTAACAGAGCTTCATTTTGAAATATTTGTAATGTTAGCATTCCTGAGTTTTTATCGAGACTGGAAAGTCATTTTAGCCAGTGCTGGCTTTGTTGCGATACATCATGTTTTATTTTTTGCGATGCAGGTTCAAGGCTCTAATGTTTTCATATTCGAAGAGGGACATTTACTGTTTTACATCTTGATGATCCATGCTTTATTCGCCATTGTTGAAGCCGGTGTGTTGATGTATGTAGCAAAGCACTCTCACCGGGAAGCAGTTGCTGCACATGATTTATCGTCCAGTGTTAAAACAATATTGGCAAATAATGGTAAATTTGATTTAGCCAGCTACCAGCCTAGTGATTCAAAGCAATTGGCTGATTTTAATAAGCTGATTAGTTCATTTTCAAGCTTAATAACGCAATCAAAACAGGTGTCGGACTCTGTCGCCAAGATGGCTGATGAAGTAGCAGGTTTAACTTCACAAGCACAAAACGCGAGTGAAGATAATGCCAACCAAATCAATTTAATAGCCACTGCTGCTGAAGAAATGACGGTTGCCAGTGGCAATGTATCTGGTCAGGTTGCCAGTGCAAATGATAACGCCAACGATGCTTTTATCAATACAGATAAAACAAGAGCGATTATTGAAAGTTCGGGTCAAAATATTGATGCGTTAACTCAAGAATTGGCAGACACCTCAAATACGATCAGTGAGCTTGCCAATAAATGTAATCAAATTGAAGAGGTCATGAACGCTATTAAGTCTATTTCAGATCAAACAAACCTACTGGCCTTAAACGCAGCGATAGAGTCAGCGAGAGCTGGAGAACATGGCCGTGGGTTTGCTGTTGTGGCTGACGAAGTACGCAAACTGGCGATGAAAACGCGTGAAAATGCAGAGCAAATTAGTGATATAACTGCTTCATTAACCTCAGAGGCCGCTTTGTCAGTCGAACAAATGTCTAAGTGTTTAGAGCAAGCTCAAGGTACCGTGGCGCAAGCTAATGAAGCATCAGGTATGATGGTGGGGGTGGTACAAAGTATTCAAAGTATTGTTGATAACATGGCGTCTGTTTCTAGCGCTGCAAATGAACAAACTACGGTATCAGACAGCATTTCTCAGTCTACTCAGTCACTTGCGAGTAATTCAAAGCACTTGCAAAGCTCTACGGCTGAAATGGGTCAAAAGTTTGCAAGCATGCAGCAGCAAATTACTAGCTTGAATCAGGAAATGAGTCGATTTGAAGTCTAA
- a CDS encoding PKD domain-containing protein, whose amino-acid sequence MKARHILPLLSAVSLSVAAQAPLTEAQMMKYTSQAQKTTIGKAAQLNLPLNSQFATANTVNQTVITQTVSHPNASYIKLHFKNINLQNGGKLVVRSEDGSERYEYTEFNMSTATKAQGDDGISSFYAMSVSADKVIVEYTPGQINNTFAAQSQIALADAEIDSYFHGTENDFTGSIETDVGIASTCGAMERRDVQCWANSNPTEFERSRPVARLLMNGSGLCTGWRVGSDNRMFTNNHCVESASELANTEVWFNYQHTSCDGNTLESVVKVTGKDLLKTDYTLDYTLFTINDFAKAAPFGYFGLDVRDATQGERIYIPQHGSGNPKELSIESDRDSNGLCSVNNANANGRGTGTDLGYYCDTIGGSSGSPVLAAATNNVIALHHLGGCTNKGAKISLIWPQVSSHFNGQIPSGDNGSVDPLPIADFDINCNLLSCTFDGSRSTSPNGAITQYEWQYGDGSANGFGANVSHTYASAGQFSAMLTITDETGATASKTYTLAVDDGSDPKLLKDGVAKVDLSGARNNEQFFYFDVPESMSGATIVITGGSGDVDLYVRKGSEPTRTTYDCRPYRWGNEETCTVSSGAGRYHVMLRGYNAYSGVSLTATAN is encoded by the coding sequence ATGAAAGCACGCCACATCTTACCGCTTTTAAGTGCGGTTTCACTGTCTGTAGCTGCCCAAGCACCTCTGACAGAAGCACAAATGATGAAGTACACATCTCAAGCGCAAAAAACCACAATAGGTAAAGCAGCTCAGCTTAACCTGCCGCTTAATAGTCAGTTCGCAACTGCAAACACTGTGAACCAAACAGTCATTACACAAACGGTTTCACATCCGAATGCCAGTTACATCAAACTGCACTTTAAAAATATCAACTTGCAGAATGGCGGCAAACTTGTCGTGCGCTCTGAGGATGGTAGCGAGCGTTATGAATACACTGAGTTCAATATGAGTACCGCAACAAAAGCGCAGGGTGATGATGGGATTTCATCGTTTTATGCTATGTCAGTCTCAGCAGACAAAGTAATTGTCGAATACACACCCGGCCAAATTAATAATACCTTTGCTGCGCAAAGCCAAATCGCACTTGCAGATGCTGAAATCGATAGTTACTTCCATGGCACAGAAAATGACTTCACTGGGTCTATTGAAACCGATGTAGGTATTGCTTCTACTTGTGGTGCTATGGAACGTCGAGATGTGCAGTGCTGGGCTAATTCAAACCCTACAGAGTTTGAACGCTCTCGCCCTGTTGCTCGATTACTAATGAATGGTAGTGGCTTATGTACTGGCTGGCGCGTAGGCAGTGATAACCGCATGTTCACCAATAACCACTGTGTTGAATCAGCGTCTGAACTGGCAAATACAGAAGTATGGTTTAACTATCAACATACTAGTTGTGATGGAAATACCCTAGAGAGTGTTGTTAAGGTCACAGGTAAAGATCTGTTAAAAACAGATTACACTCTCGACTATACGTTATTTACCATTAATGATTTTGCAAAAGCTGCACCATTTGGTTATTTTGGGCTAGATGTGCGCGATGCAACTCAAGGCGAGCGTATTTACATTCCTCAGCATGGCTCTGGTAATCCAAAGGAACTGTCGATTGAATCTGACAGAGACAGCAACGGTCTTTGCTCTGTGAACAATGCAAACGCCAATGGCCGTGGCACAGGTACTGACTTAGGTTATTACTGTGATACGATTGGTGGCTCTTCAGGTTCTCCCGTACTTGCTGCTGCAACGAACAATGTTATTGCACTTCATCATTTGGGTGGATGTACAAACAAAGGCGCTAAAATCAGTTTAATTTGGCCTCAGGTTTCAAGCCACTTCAATGGCCAAATACCATCAGGAGATAATGGTTCGGTGGATCCGCTACCTATCGCCGACTTTGATATTAACTGTAACTTACTTAGCTGTACATTTGATGGAAGTCGCTCAACATCACCAAATGGTGCAATCACACAATACGAGTGGCAATACGGTGATGGCTCTGCTAACGGTTTTGGCGCTAATGTAAGCCACACTTACGCTTCAGCAGGTCAATTCTCTGCAATGCTTACGATTACTGATGAAACAGGTGCGACAGCAAGCAAAACCTATACTCTAGCCGTCGATGATGGTTCGGACCCTAAACTACTTAAAGATGGTGTTGCTAAAGTTGATTTAAGTGGTGCTAGAAACAATGAACAATTCTTCTATTTTGATGTTCCTGAAAGCATGTCAGGTGCAACCATTGTGATAACAGGCGGCTCAGGTGATGTTGATTTATATGTGCGTAAAGGTAGTGAGCCAACTCGAACAACTTATGATTGCCGACCTTATCGCTGGGGTAATGAAGAAACATGTACTGTAAGTTCTGGTGCAGGTAGATACCACGTTATGCTTAGGGGCTATAACGCTTATAGCGGCGTGAGCTTAACGGCTACAGCTAACTAA